The proteins below come from a single Macrobrachium nipponense isolate FS-2020 chromosome 17, ASM1510439v2, whole genome shotgun sequence genomic window:
- the LOC135196440 gene encoding dehydrodolichyl diphosphate synthase complex subunit Nus1-like, which yields MDILLPLFQLLYFVAHFLVSLALSVYDTFHDLHRLLLRIYACIKPMDVSAYRLQADAALLKKIPEHVGIVVIGHNVNYISHLVTVINWCVGYGVKYISLYDAYGILKQNKSLIVKSLGSISCGVRFNVITHSFDCHQVKDCVSIGSRSENGYSYPQVIVNLLSLEDGKGNLVTVARRLCDGTTEIDQNMVDNYLVTQGQPDPEVVITAGKPVTILGFLPWQLRLSELYEVPYLNRFEYSEFRTVFQRYSKCEQRWGK from the coding sequence atggACATCCTTTTACCTCTGTTCCAGCTACTGTACTTTGTAGCCCATTTCCTCGTCAGCTTAGCACTGTCTGTTTATGATACTTTTCATGACTTGCACAGACTGCTATTGAGAATCTATGCTTGCATAAAACCCATGGATGTTTCAGCTTATCGTCTACAAGCAGATGCAGCTCTGCTCAAGAAAATTCCAGAACATGTAGGGATAGTAGTAATTGGAcataatgtaaattatatatctcATCTTGTTACAGTTATTAATTGGTGTGTTGGTTATGGTGTTAAATACATATCCCTTTATGATGCATATGGtatactaaaacaaaataaatctctTATTGTCAAATCACTTGGAAGCATAAGTTGTGGTGTTAGGTTTAATGTTATAACACACAGTTTTGATTGTCATCAGGTCAAAGATTGTGTTTCCATAGGTAGCAGAAGTGAGAACGGATATTCATACCCTCAGGTAATAGTGAACCTCCTAAGTTTAGAGGATGGGAAGGGTAATCTTGTAACAGTGGCACGCAGATTGTGTGATGGTACAACTGAAATTGACCAGAATATGGTGGATAACTATTTGGTGACACAGGGACAGCCTGATCCTGAGGTGGTTATAACTGCGGGAAAGCCAGTGACAATTTTAGGTTTCCTTCCCTGGCAATTAAGACTCAGTGAACTTTATGAAGTGCCATACTTGAACAGATTTGAGTATAGTGAATTTAGAACCGTTTTTCAGAGATATTCAAAATGTGAACAAAGATGGGGAAAATAG
- the LOC135196439 gene encoding alpha-(1,3)-fucosyltransferase 10-like yields the protein MCETRYYLFIILYICKCFLVECYLDENKDAGPVGNLATPPNVDSKGEENVVLWWTPFTGIQGQSRTCSVGTCFFTENRDVVNEKSTKAVLFYGSDFNVEDLPLPRPHGQWWGLLHEESPKNQPLFDHEPVLKLFNVTSTFRRNSNFPLTLQHLVSIDILTSTDEYFTLAEKTLYSERDDLAPIIYVQSDCDTPAERDNFVQELSKFIKVDSYGLCLHDRDLPSHLLDAAATYDHTDFRKLVSKYKFALAIENAACDDYITEKIWRPLSVGTIPIYWGSPSISDWVPNPNSIIHIRDFDSPFELAQYLYAVLQNDTLYESFLEHKEKRMVSNTNLTKSMEDRKWGINNDFERGNFIEHFECHVCDEILRHFSSQRKQADSSHYGCPEPPSVLTGKPNPKSFWVEEWHKARVEAQVLHRFLSTKPGVFTSDQFFQEVIDRLQKDGFFSRFHHVHEDL from the coding sequence ATGTGTGAGACACGTTATTACTTGTTCATTATattgtacatatgtaaatgtttCCTTGTCGAGTGTTACTTGGACGAAAATAAAGATGCCGGCCCTGTTGGTAATTTGGCCACACCCCCAAATGTTGACAGTAAAGGGGAGGAGAACGTTGTTTTGTGGTGGACCCCGTTTACAGGAATTCAGGGTCAGTCTCGTACTTGCTCTGTAGGCACatgtttttttactgaaaataggGATGTCGTtaatgaaaaaagtacaaaaGCAGTGTTATTTTATGGTAGTGATTTTAATGTTGAAGATTTGCCACTCCCGCGTCCTCATGGTCAGTGGTGGGGATTATTACACGAGGAGTCTCCTAAAAACCAGCCACTGTTTGATCACGAGCcagtattaaaattatttaatgtaaCATCGACGTTTCGCAGGAACTCTAATTTCCCCCTTACTTTGCAGCACCTAGTCAGCATTGATATTTTGACTTCCACTGACGAATATTTCACATTAGCAGAAAAAACGTTATATAGTGAACGAGATGATTTAGCTCCAATAATATACGTGCAGTCCGACTGCGATACCCCTGCCGAGAGAGATAACTTCGTTCAGGAATTATCCAAATTTATTAAAGTTGATTCTTATGGACTTTGTCTGCATGATCGGGACCTCCCCTCACATCTACTGGATGCAGCCGCCACTTATGACCACACGGACTTTAGGAAACTGGTTTCTAAATACAAATTTGCACTTGCCATTGAAAATGCTGCTTGCGATGATTATATTACGGAAAAAATCTGGCGGCCTCTGAGTGTAGGGACTATTCCAATTTACTGGGGATCTCCTTCAATTAGCGATTGGGTCCCTAATCCCAATTCAATTATACATATAAGAGATTTTGATTCTCCCTTTGAATTAGCTCAGTACCTGTACGCTGTGTTGCAGAATGACACGTTATACGAGTCATTTTTAGAGCACAAAGAGAAGAGAATGGTATCAAATACAAATCTTACAAAGTCTATGGAAGATAGAAAATGGGGTATTAACAATGATTTCGAGCGAGGAAACTTCATTGAGCATTTTGAGTGTCATGTCTGCGACGAAATTTTGCGTCACTTCAGTAGCCAGAGAAAACAGGCCGACTCAAGTCATTACGGATGTCCAGAGCCTCCAAGCGTTTTGACGGGTAAACCAAATCCCAAAAGCTTTTGGGTTGAAGAGTGGCACAAGGCACGGGTAGAGGCACAAGTTCTCCATCGCTTCCTTTCCAC